A single window of Panulirus ornatus isolate Po-2019 chromosome 52, ASM3632096v1, whole genome shotgun sequence DNA harbors:
- the LOC139765041 gene encoding kielin/chordin-like protein isoform X2, whose translation MRVASEYVPEGECCPKWNCSGCVDHENMYHALHDVWKTDSCTTHNCTKTGIRTTREECHLGPAPHPACLQYTTPGECCPEWECSGCYDEAGRYRAPGEEWNTGDPCLLYTCGKAGAIKITYIHCEEMVIPHPGCYEYTPEGECCPKLNCSGCVDHAGTHHPLHDVWKTDICTTHVCTNSGIQTEREDCHLEPAPHHSCIEFVPPGKCCSEWQCRGCFDEQGNFHKIGHEWNTGDPCLTYVCTEDGLQTERERCEDIPPPHPGCYQYREKGDCCPVWNCSGCVDNEDHFHTLHEVWKTDVCTTHVCTNSGIHTTREGCHLGPKPHPSCVEYTPPGQCCPEWQCSGCFDKAGNFFEVGREWSTGDPCVTYVCAEGGVTKTIRIHCEDIPPPHESCHEYVPEGECCPKWNCSGCVDHKNMYHPLHEIWKTDSCTTHNCTKTGIRTIREECHLGPAPHPTCLQYTTPGECCPEWECSGCYDEAGRYRAPGEEWNTGDPCLLYTCGKAGAIKITYIHCEEMVIPHPGCYEYTPEGECCPKLNCSGCVDHAGTHHPLHDVWKTDICTTHVCTNSGIQTEREDCHLEPAPHHSCIEFVPPGKCCSEWQCRGCFDEQGNFHKIGHEWNTGDPCLTYVCTEDGLQTERERCEDIPPPHPGCYQYRVKGECCPVWNCSGCVDNEDHFHTLHEVWKTDVCTTHVCTNSGIHTTREGCHLGPKPHPSCVEYTPPEECCPEWQCRGCFDKAGNFFEVGREWSTGDPCVTYVCVEGGVTKTIRIHCEDIPPPHESCHEYVPEGECCPKWNCSGCVDHTNTYHPLSDTWKTDECTRHVCLETGIQTTRKECHLGPAPHHSCLEYTPPGECCPDWHCSGCFDEAGIYHELDEEWDSGDPCMYYHCTKEGIKIMYIQCEDTPPLHSGCYQYTPLGECCPVWNCSGCVDHTNTYRPLFHVWTTDLCTTHICLETGIHTTREECHLGPAPHPSCQQYTPPRECCPEWHCSGCFDEVGNYHENGHKWNTGDPCISYVCTEGEIKIERVHCEETQPPHAGCYDYVPPGECCPKWNCSGCVDHFGTYHKLQDVWKTDPCTTHVCTRTGIQTTHEECHLGPAPHPSCREHTPAGECCSEWLCSGCIDKAGDYYELDQEWRQDDPCMMYKCTDGGVIKIVRIECEEVPPPHAACYEYIPVGECCPQWNCSGCVDHTDTYHPLYDVWKTDLCTTHVCTETGIQTTRVECYLGPPPHPSCLEYTPPGECCPEWECSGCFDDAGKYYELGQEWTTGDPCVLYECVKEGIKVTRIHCEDAPPLHSGCYQYTPEGECCPVWNCSGCVDHDGTYHPLYDVWRSDLCNTHECTRAGILTTREECHLGSAPHPSCNEYTPPGECCPEWHCSGCFDASGIYRELGQEWSTNDPCITYVCTEDGLDINRIQCEETFPLHPDCFDYIPDGECCPKWNCSGCVDYSGKYYTLYSVWKTDPCTTHECTKNGIQTTREDCNLGPAPHHSCEQFTFPGECCPEWKCSGCFDEVGTYHTLGHVWNTGNPCVLYECTKEGLIKTNVECKQTPPLHSGCYEYTPKGECCPIWNCSGCVDHTGTYHPLYDVWKTDICTTHVCSKTGIQTTREECYLGPAPHPSCIEYTPPGECCPDWECSGCFEAGSYHELGHEWSTSDPCILLVCTKDGIKKKSVDCEETPQPHPGCYDYIPAGECCPKWNCSGCVDSSGTYHPLYHIWGSDPCVTYVCTRTGIQTSTEECQLLDPPIDPSCEKVVPAGECCPEWKCSGCIDDYGVYHPLHKEWVTDVCTTHTCTVNGILTETERCHLDPSPHYSCIEYTPEGECCPIWNCSGCIDKLSGTYHNLHSTWQTGPCITHECGESGIKTILEKCKEKPQPHCEEISPPPGECCPQWKCSGCYEAGTHYNVGREWRTDPCTTSLCTDEGIRVTKEICEQSHPPHYSCVEYTPAGECCPTWNCSGCIDADRTYHELGDEWKTDPCSTHLCTSTGIQITKEVCEYKPAPDAKCQEYTPPGECCPKWKCTLDNGFLSSVVLDGCIDEDSIRHKYGHKWLDVSDPCFQYECTRHGVIQRYNICDQ comes from the exons ATGAGAGTTGCCAGCGAATACGTACCGGAAGGAGAATGTTGCCCTAAATGGAACTGCAG TGGCTGTGTTGACCACGAAAACATGTACCACGCACTACATGATGTATGGAAGACAGATTCTTGCACTACACACAACTGTACAAAGACTGGCATACGTACAACACGGGAAGAGTGTCACTTGGGACCAGCACCCCATCCAGCTTGCCTGCAATATACTACCCCGGGAGAATGCTGTCCTGAATGGGAATGCAG TGGATGTTACGACGAGGCTGGTCGCTACCGTGCCCCAGGAGAAGAGTGGAACACTGGAGATCCCTGCCTACTCTATACATGTGGAAAGGCAGGAGCGATAAAGATAACGTACATACACTGCGAGGAGATGGTTATCCCTCACCCTGGCTGTTATGAATACACACCAGAGGGAGAGTGCTGCCCCAAGTTGAACTGCAG TGGATGTGTTGACCATGCTGGGACGCACCACCCATTACACGACGTATGGAAGACTGATATCTGCACCACACACGTCTGCACCAACTCTGGCATACAGACTGAACGAGAGGACTGTCATCTAGAACCCGCACCCCATCACAGCTGTATAGAATTCGTTCCTCCAGGGAAATGCTGTTCGGAATGGCAATGCAG GGGCTGTTTCGACGAGCAAGGGAACTTCCACAAGATAGGTCACGAATGGAACACTGGTGATCCCTGTCTAACATACGTGTGTACGGAGGACGGGTTACAGACAGAACGGGAACGTTGTGAAGACATTCCTCCACCTCATCCTGGATGTTACCAATACAGAGAAAAGGGAGATTGCTGTCCTGTGTGGAACTGCAG TGGCTGTGTCGACAATGAAGATCACTTCCACACACTACACGAAGTTTGGAAAACTGATGTCTGCACCACACACGTCTGCACAAACTCTGGAATCCACACCACACGAGAGGGGTGTCACTTGGGACCTAAACCTCATCCCAGCTGTGTGGAATACACTCCTCCAGGACAATGCTGTCCTGAGTGGCAATGCAG TGGATGTTTCGACAAGGCTGGCAATTTCTTCGAAGTGGGCCGTGAATGGAGCACAGGCGATCCCTGCGTTACATATGTATGTGCCGAGGGAGGAGTAACAAAGACGATACGTATACATTGCGAGGATATTCCACCGCCCCATGAGAGTTGCCACGAATACGTACCGGAAGGAGAATGTTGCCCTAAATGGAACTGCAG TGGCTGTGTTGACCACAAAAACATGTACCACCCCTTACATGAAATATGGAAGACAGATTCTTGCACTACACACAACTGTACGAAGACTGGCATACGTACAATACGGGAAGAGTGTCACTTGGGACCAGCACCCCATCCAACCTGCCTGCAATATACTACCCCTGGAGAATGCTGTCCTGAATGGGAATGCAG TGGATGTTACGACGAGGCTGGTCGCTACCGTGCCCCAGGAGAAGAGTGGAACACTGGAGATCCCTGCCTACTCTATACATGTGGAAAGGCAGGAGCGATAAAGATAACGTACATACACTGCGAGGAGATGGTTATCCCTCACCCTGGCTGTTATGAATACACACCAGAGGGAGAGTGCTGCCCCAAGTTGAACTGCAG TGGCTGTGTTGACCATGCTGGGACGCACCACCCATTACACGACGTATGGAAGACTGATATCTGCACCACACACGTCTGCACCAACTCTGGCATACAAACTGAACGAGAGGACTGTCATCTAGAACCCGCACCCCATCACAGCTGCATAGAATTCGTCCCTCCAGGAAAATGCTGTTCGGAATGGCAATGCAG GGGCTGTTTCGACGAGCAAGGGAACTTCCACAAGATAGGTCATGAATGGAACACTGGTGATCCTTGTCTAACATACGTGTGTACGGAGGACGGGTTACAGACAGAACGGGAACGTTGTGAAGACATTCCTCCACCTCATCCTGGATGTTACCAATACAGAGTAAAGGGAGAGTGTTGTCCTGTCTGGAACTGCAG TGGTTGTGTCGACAATGAAGATCATTTCCACACACTACACGAAGTTTGGAAAACTGATGTCTGCACCACACACGTCTGCACAAACTCTGGAATCCACACCACACGAGAGGGGTGTCACTTGGGACCTAAACCTCATCCCAGCTGTGTGGAATACACTCCTCCAGAAGAATGCTGTCCTGAGTGGCAATGCAG GGGATGTTTCGACAAGGCTGGCAATTTCTTCGAAGTGGGCCGTGAATGGAGCACAGGCGATCCCTGcgttacatatgtatgtgtcgaGGGAGGAGTAACAAAGACGATACGTATACATTGCGAGGATATTCCACCGCCCCATGAGAGTTGCCACGAATACGTACCGGAAGGAGAATGTTGCCCTAAATGGAACTGCAG TGGCTGTGTTGACCACACGAACACGTATCACCCACTATCGGACACGTGGAAGACTGATGAATGCACCAGACACGTCTGCCTAGAGACTGGTATACAGACAACACGAAAGGAGTGTCACTTGGGACCCGCGCCCCATCACAGCTGCCTGGAATACACCCCTCCAGGAGAATGCTGTCCAGATTGGCACTGCAG TGGATGCTTCGACGAAGCTGGCATCTATCACGAACTGGATGAAGAATGGGACAGTGGGGATCCATGTATGTactaccactgtacaaaggaaggAATAAAGATAATGTACATACAATGTGAAGATACTCCTCCACTTCACTCGGGCTGCTATCAATACAccccactgggagagtgctgtccTGTATGGAACTGTAG TGGCTGTGTTGACCACACGAACACATATCGCCCACTTTTCCATGTATGGACGACTGATCTCTGCACCACACACATCTGCCTGGAGACTGGGATACacacaacacgcgaggaatgtcaTCTGGGACCCGCGCCACATCCCAGTTGTCAACAATACACTCCTCCAAGAGAGTGCTGCCCTGAATGGCATTGCAG TGGATGCTTCGACGAAGTTGGAAATTACCATGAGAACGGCCACAAGTGGAACACTGGAGATCCCTGCATTAGTTACGTGTGCACAGAGGGAGAAATAAAGATAGAACGTGTGCATTGTGAGGAAACCCAGCCACCTCACGCTGGATGTTATGACTACGTCCCACCAGGAGAGTGCTGTCCAAAGTGGAACTGCAG TGGTTGTGTTGACCACTTTGGCACGTACCACAAACTTCAAGATGTATGGAAGACTGACCCGTGCACTACACATGTCTGCACGAGGACTGGGATACAGACAACACACGAGGAATGTCACCTGGGACCCGCACCACATCCAAGTTGCCGAGAACATACTCCTGCAGGAGAGTGCTGTTCTGAATGGCTATGCAG TGGTTGTATTGATAAGGCTGGCGATTACTATGAACTGGACCAAGAGTGGAGACAAGATGATCCTTGtatgatgtacaaatgtacagaCGGAGGCGTGATAAAGATCGTACGTATAGAGTGCGAAGAAGTACCTCCCCCTCACGCTGCCTGCTATGAATACATACCAGTGGGAGAATGTTGTCCACAGTGGAACTGCAG TGGATGTGTCGACCACACTGACACGTACCATCCCCTGTATGATGTATGGAAGACTGATCTTTGCACCACACACGTCTGCACCGAAACTGGAATACAGACGACGCGTGTAGAGTGCTACTTAggacctccacctcatcccagcTGCCTTGAATATACTCCTCCAGGAGAATGTTGTCCTGAGTGGGAATGCAG TGGATGTTTCGATGATGCCGGGAAGTACTATGAACTAGGCCAAGAATGGACCACAGGAGATCCCTGTGTCTTGTAcgagtgtgtgaaggaaggaatTAAGGTGACCCGCATTCACTGTGAAGATGCGCCACCACTTCACTCTGGTTGCTACCAATATACACCAGAAGGAGAATGCTGTCCAGTGTGGAACTGCAG CGGCTGTGTTGATCATGACGGAACGTATCACCCGTTGTACGATGTGTGGAGGAGTGATCTCTGCAACACGCACGAGTGCACAAGAGCGGGGATACTGACAACACGTGAGGAGTGTCACTTGGGATCCGCACCCCATCCAAGCTGCAACGAATATACCCCTCCAGGAGAATGCTGCCCTGAATGGCATTGCAG TGGTTGTTTCGATGCGTCCGGCATCTACCGTGAACTAGGCCAAGAATGGAGTACGAACGATCCCTGCATTACATACGTATGTACTGAGGATGGACTGGATATAAATCGTATACAGTGTGAGGAGACTTTCCCACTACATCCTGACTGCTTCGACTACATACCAGACGGAGAGTGCTGTCCCAAATGGAACTGCAG TGGATGTGTTGACTACAGTGGGAAGTACTATACATTATATAGTGTATGGAAGACCGATCCGTGCACGACACACGAGTGCACCAAGAATGGTATACAGACAACACGTGAAGATTGTAACTTGGGACCTGCACCCCATCACAGCTGCGAACAGTTCACATTCCCTGGAGAATGTTGTCCCGAGTGGAAATGCAG CGGATGTTTCGATGAGGTCGGCACCTACCATACATTAGGCCATGTATGGAACACGGGTAATCCTTGTGTACTCTATGAATGTACAAAGGAGGGATTAATTAAGACGAACGTCGAATGTAAACAGACTCCCCCACTACACAGTGGCTGTTATGAATACACACCCAAAGGGGAATGTTGTCCAATATGGAACTGCAG TGGCTGTGTTGACCACACGGGCACGTACCATCCATTGTATGATGTCTGGAAGACTGATATCTGCACGACACACGTCTGTTCCAAAACTGGAATACAGACAACACGCGAAGAGTGTTATCTGGGACCTGCGCCCCATCCTAGCTGTATTGAATATACTCCTCCAGGAGAATGCTGTCCTGACTGGGAATGCAG TGGATGTTTCGAGGCCGGCAGTTACCACGAACTGGGCCATGAGTGGAGCACAAGTGATCCTTGTATACTCTTGGTGTGTACTAAGGATGGAATAAAGAAGAAATCTGTGGACTGTGAGGAGACTCCACAACCTCATCCAGGTTGTTACGACTATATCCCAGCTGGGGAATGCTGTCCAAAATGGAACTGCAG TGGCTGTGTTGACTCCTCTGGTACATATCACCCATTATACCACATATGGGGGAGTGACCCATGCGTCACATACGTCTGTACGAGAACTGGCATACAGACCAGTACTGAGGAATGCCAGCTTTTGGATCCTCCCATTGACCctagttgtgagaaggtggttcCTGCTGGCGAATGCTGTCCAGAGTGGAAatgcag TGGCTGCATTGATGACTACGGAGTATACCACCCACTGCACAAGGAGTGGGTGACAGATGTCTGCACTACACACACCTGTACAGTAAATGGCATACTTACTGAGACCGAAAGATGTCACTTAGACCCATCACCCCATTACAGCTGCATTGAGTATACGCCAGAAGGCGAGTGTTGCCCTATATGGAACTGCAG TGGTTGTATCGACAAGCTGTCTGGCACTTACCATAACCTACACAGTACGTGGCAGACGGGTCCTTGCATCACGCACGAGTGTGGTGAAAGTGGCATAAAAACCATCCTTGAAAAGTGTAAAGAAAAACCTCAGCCCCACTGTGAAGAGATAAGTCCCCCACCTGGAGAGTGTTGTCCACAGTGGAAGTGTAG TGGGTGTTACGAGGCAGGAACGCACTACAACGTAGGCAGGGAGTGGCGGACAGACCCTTGCACCACCTCGCTCTGTACAGACGAGGGAATAAGAGTGACGAAAGAAATCTGCGAACAGTCTCATCCACCCCATTACAGCTGTGTTGAGTACACTCCCGCAGGAGAATGTTGTCCCACCTGGAACTGCAG TGGGTGTATCGACGCTGATAGAACGTACCACGAACTGGGTGATGAATGGAAGACTGATCCTTGCAGCACACACCTGTGTACCAGTACTGGGATACAGATCACCAAGGAAGTGTGTGAATATAAGCCAGCGCCTGATGCCAAGTGCCAGGAATATACTCCTCCTGGAGAGTGCTGCCCGAAGTGGAAGTGCAC TCTGGACAATGGTTTCCTGTCCTCGGTGGTGCTGGATGGTTGTATAGATGAAGATAGTATCCGGCACAAGTATGGACACAAATGGTTAGACGTATCGGATCCCTGCTTCCAGTACGAGTGTACCAGACATGGTGTCATTCAGAGATACAACATCTGCGACCAATAA